In Clostridium sporogenes, one genomic interval encodes:
- a CDS encoding glycosyltransferase family 2 protein: MKLSIAMIVKNEERNLERTLIPLKKLQDYIDTEIVIVDTGSTDDTVEIAKRYTNKVYFHHWNNNFAAMRNISINYCTGDWILILDADEVLYDIDELVNLLNNNSLNDFNAVLLKRIEFLKSVEYSVSNGYISPILRLFKKNTIYYEGTIHEQPKFNYPVMESSIRFIHYGYDNNDYEVMEYKFKRNLNLLLGELKDDPDSIYINFQIAVSYTMHNQLKEALEYIEIAYEKGKKDINKYLYVIDKYCFILYNMGNYKALIDKAIEGIKYCNDFLDFYFYLGEAYFNLKQYPSAIEIYSKYLKIHEEFNDTLVMPNNTLAVITRKYKENIIYNLALSYYKNKCFRESLDTMKKIEDSNLIREKIVFLIKIIVEGNLYNEINIVEKYIDKYNYENLLFFVYKEISIENLKELNNIKLHESLYEIFSLVKYFKENNNIDEKIAEDIRKIIDKSQTPYSIYVYYILKYDIYEIKNLINFGKDKIENILINLCITYFDFNGVILQGLKKIRPNNISNILIRTVMEKSLIVASNLPTNERKNIFLNYIADKYLAILKLYNESSIERYCWILPSEERFIIKLKEGVSYKYKDSLKYIQYMKDIINEERIYIDYVKILIEEDCDFVLNNELKTLIPELISSIQLLINNEKYQEAYNTIEEGLSLVKFDFELVLLKYNLMLKFNYEEEALKCLRDIILYGDREKVSKLIKNI; the protein is encoded by the coding sequence ATGAAACTTAGCATCGCTATGATAGTTAAAAATGAAGAAAGAAATTTAGAAAGAACATTAATACCTTTAAAAAAATTACAGGATTATATAGATACAGAAATAGTAATAGTAGATACTGGTTCTACAGATGACACCGTAGAAATTGCTAAAAGATATACTAATAAAGTTTATTTTCATCATTGGAATAATAACTTTGCAGCTATGAGAAATATATCAATTAATTATTGTACTGGAGATTGGATATTAATACTGGATGCGGATGAAGTTCTTTATGATATAGATGAATTAGTAAATCTATTAAATAATAACAGCTTAAATGATTTTAATGCTGTTTTACTAAAAAGAATTGAATTTTTGAAAAGTGTAGAATATTCAGTTTCTAATGGGTATATATCACCCATACTTAGGTTATTTAAGAAAAACACTATTTATTATGAAGGAACTATTCATGAACAACCTAAATTTAACTATCCAGTTATGGAAAGTAGTATTAGATTTATACATTATGGTTATGACAATAATGATTATGAAGTTATGGAGTATAAATTCAAGAGAAATTTAAATTTACTTTTAGGAGAACTAAAGGACGATCCTGATAGCATATATATTAACTTTCAAATAGCAGTGTCTTATACAATGCATAATCAATTAAAAGAGGCGTTGGAATATATTGAAATAGCATATGAAAAAGGGAAAAAGGATATTAACAAATACCTTTATGTAATAGATAAATATTGCTTTATTTTATACAATATGGGCAATTATAAGGCACTAATAGACAAAGCAATTGAAGGAATAAAATATTGTAATGATTTTTTAGATTTTTATTTTTATTTAGGAGAAGCATACTTTAATTTAAAGCAATACCCTAGTGCAATAGAAATATATAGTAAATATTTAAAAATTCACGAAGAATTTAATGATACTTTAGTTATGCCAAATAATACTTTAGCAGTAATAACAAGAAAATATAAAGAAAATATAATTTATAACTTAGCATTAAGTTATTATAAAAATAAATGTTTTAGAGAATCATTAGATACTATGAAAAAAATTGAAGATAGCAATCTTATAAGAGAAAAGATAGTTTTTTTAATAAAAATTATTGTTGAAGGAAATTTATATAATGAAATTAATATAGTAGAAAAATATATTGATAAATATAATTATGAAAATTTACTATTCTTTGTTTATAAAGAGATTTCTATAGAGAATTTAAAAGAGCTTAACAATATAAAATTACATGAAAGCTTATATGAAATATTCTCTTTAGTAAAATACTTTAAAGAAAATAATAATATAGATGAAAAGATTGCAGAAGATATAAGAAAGATAATTGATAAATCGCAAACACCGTATTCAATTTATGTATATTATATTTTGAAATATGATATATATGAAATTAAAAATTTGATTAATTTTGGTAAAGATAAAATTGAAAATATTTTAATTAACTTATGTATTACTTATTTTGATTTTAATGGAGTGATATTACAAGGGTTGAAAAAAATTAGACCAAACAACATATCAAATATATTAATAAGGACAGTAATGGAGAAATCTCTAATTGTAGCTTCTAATTTACCTACAAATGAAAGAAAAAATATATTTTTAAATTATATAGCAGATAAATATCTTGCAATATTAAAACTATATAATGAAAGTTCTATTGAAAGATATTGTTGGATACTCCCTTCAGAAGAAAGGTTTATAATAAAGCTAAAAGAAGGGGTAAGTTATAAATATAAGGATTCTCTAAAATATATCCAATATATGAAAGATATTATAAATGAAGAGAGAATTTATATTGATTATGTAAAAATTTTAATAGAAGAGGATTGTGATTTCGTATTAAACAATGAACTTAAAACCCTTATTCCAGAACTTATAAGTAGCATACAATTACTTATAAACAACGAGAAATATCAAGAAGCTTATAATACCATTGAAGAAGGTTTATCCTTAGTGAAATTTGATTTTGAGTTGGTGCTATTAAAATATAATTTGATGTTAAAATTTAATTATGAAGAAGAAGCACTAAAGTGTTTAAGGGATATAATTCTTTATGGAGATAGAGAAAAGGTTAGTAAATTAATAAAAAATATATGA
- a CDS encoding glycosyltransferase produces the protein MEITLCMIVKNEEENIEKCITSAFHIVDNAVIVDTGSMDSTKDIIKKFGEKVKLIEHEWKDDFSEARNVSIENAKGDWILVLDADEEILGYKEPILKQIINTKKESFNIKGINKIDEEGGLNSFFYNRLFKNKGYKYYRAIHEQLNIDENKAGVLDEKISKIIHYGYSKENFIKRDKMNRNLRILANEYNKNSEDPFICYHLGATYASSGDYKNALNYFVKSYQIGLTKGFGGYYYELLKRMSQCIYLLKDYRLCIDFLTGILKDENLKGFTDLYYILGSCLYEIKDYENAEKMFNECIKFGEKTKFPTFTGRGTFLAELMLARIYLALSNRQEAQKYYLKLLNYKEKLSEDIIEEINCYTKM, from the coding sequence ATGGAGATAACTTTATGTATGATAGTAAAGAATGAGGAAGAAAACATTGAAAAATGTATTACCAGTGCATTTCATATAGTGGATAATGCTGTTATAGTGGATACTGGCTCAATGGATAGTACAAAAGATATAATAAAAAAGTTTGGAGAAAAGGTAAAATTAATTGAGCATGAATGGAAAGATGATTTTTCGGAAGCTAGAAATGTAAGTATAGAAAATGCAAAGGGAGATTGGATACTTGTTCTTGATGCAGATGAGGAAATTTTAGGATATAAAGAACCAATATTAAAACAAATTATTAATACTAAAAAGGAGTCCTTTAACATCAAAGGGATAAATAAAATAGATGAAGAAGGCGGATTGAATTCTTTCTTTTACAATAGACTTTTTAAAAATAAAGGTTACAAGTATTATAGAGCGATACATGAGCAACTTAATATAGATGAAAATAAAGCAGGAGTTTTAGATGAAAAAATATCTAAAATAATACATTATGGATACTCAAAGGAAAACTTTATAAAAAGAGATAAAATGAATAGAAATTTAAGGATTCTAGCAAATGAATATAATAAAAACTCAGAAGATCCTTTCATATGTTATCATCTTGGAGCAACATATGCTTCTTCCGGGGATTATAAAAATGCTTTAAATTATTTTGTGAAAAGCTACCAAATAGGTTTAACTAAAGGATTCGGAGGCTATTATTACGAACTTTTAAAAAGAATGAGTCAATGTATTTATTTATTAAAAGATTATAGACTATGTATAGATTTTTTAACAGGAATTTTAAAAGATGAAAATCTTAAAGGTTTTACTGACCTTTATTATATACTTGGAAGTTGCCTTTATGAGATTAAAGATTATGAAAATGCTGAAAAAATGTTTAATGAATGCATAAAGTTTGGGGAAAAAACTAAATTTCCAACCTTTACAGGAAGGGGTACTTTCCTTGCTGAACTTATGCTTGCTAGAATATATTTAGCTTTATCTAATAGACAAGAGGCTCAAAAATATTACTTGAAGCTTTTAAATTATAAAGAAAAATTATCAGAGGATATTATAGAAGAAATAAACTGTTATACAAAAATGTAA
- a CDS encoding glycosyltransferase family A protein → MQDIEQYKKIVKGNIEALINENNLAEAKNLIKEYEELVPYDIDVYSIKGVIGMMEGNMDESEKILKEGISIIKDNFDLNYNLAYLYECEKKYVEAYGYYRESLQYCNPDIKEQILDKIRSLKEIKEVREYKEETVKSAPKPPTIKIFTKVYNVKEYIHECAESVLNQTFKDFEWIVLDNGCTDGTSEILERYAEKDNRIKLFKNEMNNIIYGIPENKDFIDYFYNLQSEYLCWLDSDDYLHKDFLKDLYIAAKKYNADISAAGTQMFNDENPSLRANRCPPTFHTNNTTELGNGFSNFYGSFRSL, encoded by the coding sequence ATGCAAGATATTGAGCAATATAAAAAGATTGTAAAAGGGAATATAGAGGCGTTAATAAATGAAAATAATTTAGCCGAAGCTAAGAATTTAATAAAGGAATATGAAGAACTAGTTCCATATGATATAGATGTTTACTCCATCAAAGGGGTCATAGGTATGATGGAAGGAAATATGGATGAAAGTGAAAAAATTTTGAAAGAGGGAATTTCTATAATTAAAGATAATTTTGATTTAAACTATAATCTTGCTTATTTATATGAATGTGAAAAAAAATATGTAGAAGCGTATGGATATTATAGGGAATCTTTACAATATTGTAATCCTGACATTAAAGAACAAATATTAGACAAGATTAGGAGTTTAAAAGAAATTAAAGAAGTTAGAGAATATAAAGAAGAAACAGTGAAAAGCGCACCTAAGCCACCAACTATAAAAATATTTACAAAAGTTTATAATGTAAAAGAATACATTCATGAATGCGCTGAAAGTGTTTTAAATCAAACTTTCAAGGATTTTGAATGGATTGTATTAGATAATGGGTGCACAGATGGAACTAGTGAAATTTTGGAAAGATATGCTGAAAAAGATAATAGAATTAAACTCTTCAAAAATGAAATGAATAATATTATATATGGTATACCAGAAAATAAGGATTTTATTGATTATTTTTATAATCTACAATCAGAATATTTATGTTGGCTAGATAGTGATGATTACTTGCATAAAGACTTTTTAAAGGATTTATATATAGCGGCTAAAAAATATAATGCAGATATTTCTGCAGCTGGTACCCAAATGTTTAATGATGAAAATCCGAGTCTTCGTGCTAATAGATGTCCACCTACATTTCATACTAATAATACAACCGAACTAGGAAATGGATTTTCAAATTTTTATGGCTCTTTTAGGTCTTTGTGA
- the rfbF gene encoding glucose-1-phosphate cytidylyltransferase: MKVVILAGGFGTRISEESHLKPKPMIEIGDKPILWHIMKSYSYYGYNDFIICLGYKGYAIKEFFADYYLHTSDVTFDFANNNKMTIHNNVSEPWKVTLVDTGLNTMTGGRIKRVQKYIGNERFMLTYGDGVSDVNINEIEVYHNNSGKYLTMTAIQPGGRFGVLDINDETNNIEEFVEKSKEDGGWINAGFMVVEPEVFNYIEEDSTVFEKEPLEKLATEGNLMAYKYNGFWQCMDTQRDKGLLEKLWIEDKAPWKKWK; this comes from the coding sequence ATGAAAGTTGTAATATTAGCTGGTGGGTTTGGTACAAGGATAAGTGAAGAAAGTCATTTGAAACCAAAACCTATGATAGAAATAGGAGACAAGCCTATATTGTGGCATATAATGAAAAGTTACAGTTATTATGGATATAATGATTTTATTATATGCCTTGGTTATAAAGGGTATGCTATTAAAGAATTTTTTGCAGATTATTATTTGCATACCTCAGATGTAACCTTTGATTTTGCAAATAATAATAAAATGACTATACATAATAATGTATCAGAACCTTGGAAGGTTACTCTTGTAGATACAGGGCTTAATACTATGACTGGTGGTAGAATAAAAAGAGTGCAAAAATATATTGGTAACGAAAGATTTATGTTAACTTATGGAGATGGAGTATCAGATGTTAATATAAATGAGATTGAAGTATATCATAATAATTCAGGTAAATACTTAACTATGACTGCTATTCAGCCTGGAGGAAGATTTGGAGTACTTGATATTAATGATGAAACAAATAATATTGAAGAGTTTGTAGAGAAATCTAAAGAAGATGGTGGATGGATAAATGCAGGTTTTATGGTTGTAGAACCAGAGGTATTTAACTACATAGAAGAGGATAGTACAGTCTTTGAAAAAGAACCTCTTGAAAAATTAGCCACAGAAGGAAATCTTATGGCTTATAAATATAATGGATTCTGGCAGTGTATGGATACACAAAGGGATAAGGGGCTTTTAGAAAAATTATGGATAGAAGATAAGGCTCCATGGAAGAAATGGAAATAA
- a CDS encoding NAD-dependent epimerase/dehydratase family protein: MTEISKVTKIDMELIYNGLSNIDKENLKDKKVLVTGFAGSLGYSLLHFFALYGEKLKIKKIYGIDNFMFGNPLWVKKILKNPLFDLRELDIINCDLEFAEDADIIFHMASLASPVYYRQYPIETIDADVTGLRRLLDFYREKPIKGFLFYSSSEVYGDPNPKEIPTKETYFGNVNTCGPRACYDESKRFGETLCYNFSREYNIPITIVRPFNNYGPGMRINDQRVVADFAKAIIDNEDIVIYSNGKPTRTFDYIPDATIGYIKCALYGKFEVFNIGSDRDEISISRLAELYKKVGNELFGYNGEIVYKNHWDKEYLTDNPNRRCPDITKAIKLINYEPQIHIEEGIRRYLLYLKQCEREEFEW, encoded by the coding sequence ATGACTGAAATATCTAAAGTAACTAAGATAGATATGGAATTGATATACAATGGATTATCTAACATAGATAAAGAAAATTTAAAAGATAAAAAAGTACTTGTTACAGGATTTGCTGGGTCATTAGGTTATTCTCTACTTCATTTTTTTGCATTATATGGAGAAAAACTTAAAATTAAAAAAATATATGGTATAGATAACTTTATGTTTGGAAATCCATTATGGGTAAAAAAAATCTTAAAGAATCCTCTATTTGATTTAAGAGAATTAGATATAATAAATTGTGATTTAGAATTTGCAGAAGATGCAGATATAATTTTCCATATGGCATCATTAGCTTCACCAGTGTATTATAGACAGTATCCTATAGAAACTATAGATGCAGATGTAACAGGTCTTAGAAGATTGCTTGACTTTTATAGAGAAAAACCTATAAAAGGGTTTTTATTTTACTCTAGTAGTGAAGTCTATGGAGATCCTAATCCAAAAGAAATTCCAACAAAGGAAACTTACTTTGGAAATGTTAATACCTGTGGACCAAGAGCTTGCTATGATGAGTCAAAGCGATTTGGAGAAACTTTATGCTATAATTTTTCGAGAGAATATAATATACCAATTACTATAGTTAGGCCATTTAATAATTATGGACCAGGTATGAGAATTAATGATCAAAGAGTTGTAGCCGATTTTGCAAAAGCAATAATTGATAATGAAGACATAGTAATATATTCAAATGGAAAACCAACGCGTACTTTTGACTATATACCAGATGCTACTATAGGATATATAAAATGTGCATTATATGGGAAATTTGAAGTGTTTAATATAGGTTCCGATAGAGATGAAATATCTATATCAAGGTTAGCAGAATTATACAAAAAAGTAGGTAATGAATTATTTGGATATAATGGAGAGATAGTTTATAAAAATCATTGGGATAAGGAATATTTAACAGATAATCCTAATAGACGTTGTCCAGATATAACCAAAGCAATAAAATTAATAAATTATGAGCCTCAAATTCATATAGAAGAAGGTATAAGAAGATATCTGCTTTATTTAAAACAGTGTGAAAGAGAGGAATTTGAATGGTAA
- a CDS encoding FkbM family methyltransferase: protein MVNEFHIDMLEKTGLEDQLIKCKKKLDKIFKEKNTIILFGAGTVGIENLRIIKKLSKARVVFCDNSPKKQGTTIEGITVINFNELITNYKSSYIIITSISYYDEILEQLEKFGLEKNLIDAFDNLLVNYEYRDYYNLIKENESKFSEIYNLLSDDYSKKLFINRLNYCITGNPKYLIPLKSKEQQYFEHKIISLTEDEIFIDGGGYTGDTVKEFLKQTNRKFNKVYSFEPEKSKHKEFINKFSNFKNIELVPYGLWSRKNILHFNLEDSGASCISDIGDIEIPVISIDELLNGERVTFIKMDIEGAELEALQGAKNTIQRFLPKLAICIYHKPKDIIEISLYIKKIGPRYNLYLRHYSNFHSETVLYAVVE from the coding sequence ATGGTAAATGAATTTCATATAGATATGTTAGAAAAAACGGGACTAGAGGATCAGTTAATAAAATGCAAAAAAAAGCTTGATAAAATTTTCAAAGAAAAAAATACAATTATTTTATTTGGAGCAGGAACGGTAGGTATTGAAAATTTAAGAATTATAAAAAAATTATCTAAAGCTAGAGTTGTTTTTTGTGATAACAGTCCTAAAAAGCAAGGCACAACTATAGAGGGGATTACGGTAATAAATTTTAATGAGCTTATTACTAATTATAAAAGTAGTTATATCATAATTACATCTATATCATATTATGATGAAATATTAGAACAACTTGAAAAATTTGGATTAGAGAAAAATTTGATAGATGCTTTTGATAATTTGCTGGTAAATTATGAATATAGAGATTACTATAATCTAATAAAAGAAAATGAAAGTAAATTTAGTGAAATTTATAATTTGCTTTCTGATGACTATTCTAAAAAACTTTTTATTAATAGATTAAACTATTGTATAACTGGAAATCCTAAGTATTTAATTCCTCTAAAAAGTAAGGAACAACAGTACTTTGAACATAAAATTATCTCTTTAACAGAAGATGAAATATTTATAGATGGAGGAGGATATACAGGAGATACTGTAAAAGAGTTTTTAAAGCAAACAAATAGAAAATTTAATAAAGTATATTCTTTTGAACCTGAGAAATCTAAACATAAAGAATTTATAAATAAATTTTCAAACTTTAAAAACATAGAACTTGTACCATATGGTTTATGGAGTAGAAAAAATATTCTTCATTTTAATTTAGAAGATAGTGGAGCTAGCTGCATAAGCGATATAGGTGATATAGAAATACCAGTAATATCAATAGATGAACTTTTAAATGGAGAAAGGGTAACTTTTATAAAAATGGATATAGAAGGTGCTGAACTAGAAGCATTACAAGGAGCTAAAAATACTATACAGAGATTTTTACCTAAATTAGCAATATGTATATATCATAAACCTAAGGATATTATTGAAATATCATTATATATAAAAAAAATTGGGCCTAGGTATAATTTATACTTAAGACATTATAGTAATTTTCATAGTGAAACTGTACTTTATGCAGTAGTTGAATAA
- a CDS encoding radical SAM protein, protein MRSPKDMRIIQIDITNACVHSCSNCTRFCGHHKKPFFMDWETFKRAVDSLEYFGKTIGIMGGEPTLHPQFERFAKYIAEKYPSKNSLAAATKPIKKGNFIEYIRDRNFYLDETLNNRKGPGLWTSLSKSYYEHYESIQDVFSYQTINDHNNPCIHQPLLASRKELGISDEKWIELRDKCWIQNTWSATITPKGAFFCEVAGALDMLFDGPGGWPIESGWWKREPKDFGYQLKWCEICGAAIFNEGRLSSEEIDDVSPMLYEKLKNVQSPKLKKGKVKVMDISNPKIIGKKMPDTINRYLTDYKERISKDNNVLTPKNIDAVVFCYSKADLDSLEKNIDTFTKVFDSILVAVMDDNINSLLDNVQNKYSNVKIINSVLGKWGRTLNKSINCIEDNDWMCILNVESKLPEDFSSRIKKVVLNPGCIYSFNILELLNKLCLFNRGAYALKYKGFDGISECETNLEFIKLWDKNKQIVLNNDFDIIENPDLKYWHDFANTIDEKNKEKIYKCLDKIKNDLEIKAK, encoded by the coding sequence ATGAGATCGCCTAAAGATATGAGAATAATACAAATAGATATTACTAATGCTTGTGTACATAGTTGTTCAAATTGTACAAGATTTTGTGGGCATCATAAAAAACCATTCTTTATGGATTGGGAGACATTTAAAAGGGCAGTGGATTCTTTAGAATATTTTGGAAAAACCATTGGCATAATGGGAGGAGAACCTACACTACATCCACAATTTGAGCGATTTGCTAAATATATTGCTGAAAAGTATCCTTCAAAAAATAGCCTTGCCGCTGCAACAAAACCAATAAAAAAAGGGAATTTTATTGAATATATTAGAGATAGAAATTTTTATTTAGATGAAACATTAAATAATAGAAAAGGTCCAGGATTATGGACATCTTTAAGTAAAAGTTATTATGAGCATTATGAATCAATTCAAGATGTGTTTAGTTATCAGACCATTAATGATCATAATAATCCTTGCATACATCAACCACTACTAGCAAGTAGAAAAGAACTCGGAATTTCAGATGAAAAGTGGATAGAACTTAGAGATAAATGTTGGATTCAAAATACTTGGAGTGCTACTATAACACCTAAAGGAGCTTTTTTTTGTGAAGTAGCTGGAGCTTTGGATATGCTTTTTGATGGCCCAGGAGGATGGCCAATTGAATCAGGTTGGTGGAAGCGTGAACCAAAGGATTTTGGTTATCAATTAAAATGGTGTGAAATTTGTGGTGCAGCTATTTTTAATGAAGGGAGACTTTCGAGTGAAGAAATAGATGATGTTTCACCTATGTTATATGAAAAACTTAAAAATGTACAAAGTCCTAAATTAAAAAAAGGAAAAGTTAAAGTTATGGATATATCGAATCCTAAAATTATAGGAAAAAAGATGCCGGATACCATTAATCGTTATCTTACTGATTATAAGGAGAGAATTTCTAAAGATAACAATGTATTAACACCTAAAAATATAGATGCTGTAGTTTTTTGTTATTCTAAAGCAGATTTAGATTCATTAGAAAAAAATATAGATACATTTACAAAAGTTTTTGATTCTATTTTAGTAGCAGTAATGGATGATAATATAAATAGTTTATTAGACAATGTACAAAATAAGTACTCCAATGTAAAAATAATAAATTCTGTACTTGGCAAATGGGGTAGAACATTAAATAAATCTATAAATTGTATCGAAGATAATGACTGGATGTGTATATTAAATGTAGAATCAAAATTACCAGAAGATTTTTCTAGTAGAATTAAAAAAGTGGTATTAAATCCAGGATGTATATATAGTTTTAATATTTTAGAATTATTAAACAAACTATGCTTATTTAATAGAGGAGCATATGCTTTAAAGTATAAAGGTTTTGATGGAATTAGTGAATGCGAAACTAACTTAGAATTTATTAAATTATGGGATAAAAACAAACAAATAGTCCTCAATAATGATTTTGATATTATAGAAAATCCTGATTTAAAGTATTGGCATGATTTTGCTAATACTATAGATGAAAAAAATAAAGAAAAAATATATAAATGCTTAGATAAAATAAAAAATGATCTTGAAATAAAAGCAAAATAG
- a CDS encoding UDP-glucose dehydrogenase family protein, with product MEYTITVFGLGFVGLTTALAFAEKGNKVYGYDINSERSKLIENGKLPFVEPGLDSALTKHINKNFTVVNNIEIAVKESDFIFLCVGTPCKENGEADLKYIYSVIDMISSYLNDGKYKVVVIKSTVPPSTTSERVMSYLEEKGLKVSEKFSVANNPEFLREGYCWDDMMNSDRIVCGVSDKKGQEMLSLLYENFNTPFFAVSLNTGEFIKYLSNTLLATMISYSNEMSKVADVIGDIQIKEAFKILHMDKRWKTENMSSYVYPGCGYGGYCLPKDTEAMYQKSTLKGYEPMILKNVISINNSMPDFMADKIMKVISKEDKIGILGLSFKPGSDDVRDSSSAKIIRILIDKGYKNILAYDPIANIAFREKYKFNEINYCNDIDSVCNDSDILVLATAWDEFKNIKKEYPNKKIIDCRYFL from the coding sequence ATGGAGTATACAATAACTGTATTTGGACTTGGATTTGTAGGTCTTACTACAGCTTTAGCCTTTGCTGAAAAAGGTAATAAAGTATATGGTTATGATATAAATAGTGAAAGGTCAAAACTTATAGAAAATGGAAAGTTACCTTTTGTGGAACCAGGATTAGATAGTGCCTTAACTAAACATATAAATAAAAACTTTACTGTGGTAAATAATATAGAAATAGCAGTAAAAGAAAGCGATTTTATATTTTTATGTGTTGGAACGCCATGCAAAGAAAATGGAGAAGCGGATTTAAAATATATATATTCTGTAATAGATATGATTTCATCATATTTAAATGATGGTAAATATAAAGTAGTAGTTATAAAATCTACAGTACCTCCATCTACTACATCAGAAAGAGTAATGTCTTATTTAGAAGAAAAAGGACTAAAAGTTTCTGAAAAATTTTCAGTAGCTAATAATCCTGAATTTTTGAGAGAAGGATATTGCTGGGATGATATGATGAATTCTGATAGAATAGTTTGTGGTGTTAGTGATAAAAAAGGACAAGAAATGCTTTCGTTGCTATATGAAAATTTTAATACCCCTTTTTTTGCAGTATCACTTAATACTGGTGAGTTTATAAAATATTTATCTAATACTCTTTTAGCTACGATGATAAGTTATTCTAATGAAATGTCAAAGGTTGCAGATGTTATTGGGGATATTCAAATAAAAGAAGCTTTTAAAATTCTTCATATGGATAAACGTTGGAAAACTGAAAATATGTCATCTTATGTTTATCCAGGATGTGGTTATGGTGGATATTGTTTACCTAAAGATACAGAAGCCATGTATCAAAAGTCAACATTAAAGGGCTATGAACCTATGATATTAAAAAATGTTATAAGCATAAATAATAGTATGCCTGATTTTATGGCAGACAAAATTATGAAAGTTATAAGTAAGGAGGATAAAATAGGAATATTAGGACTATCCTTTAAGCCAGGTTCAGATGATGTTAGAGATAGTTCCTCAGCTAAGATAATTAGAATATTGATAGATAAAGGATATAAAAACATATTAGCTTATGATCCCATAGCTAACATAGCTTTTAGAGAAAAGTATAAGTTTAATGAAATTAATTATTGCAATGATATAGATAGCGTATGTAATGATTCAGATATATTAGTTTTAGCTACTGCTTGGGATGAATTTAAGAACATTAAAAAGGAATATCCTAATAAAAAAATTATTGATTGTAGATATTTTCTATGA
- a CDS encoding glycosyltransferase family 2 protein: MRKKQFKISVIIVTYNRKKYLVRSLESILSQSFSNFELILVNNGSTDGTGELCRKYTEKDSRIKIINIKENKGASRGRNMGVDAASSEYITIVDDDDYCQNGMLEHLINLADEYNADISMCGSYNDFGNRLEPYFIFDDLLVLDKVKGLDELLKREKYNVAPPTKLLRKSLFEGIRFPEGVLVDDIHVIYKVFAKADVVVAKGTPLYYFRKHESNMTNFIQSNNLTPELLKEYLSMYKKRTIYLSEKVPEITPRARYSEWSYMISMCDKIKKYNCKNCYEQYIYIKNQLMESYKEIIHSSFITKDELVKLEGIIK, encoded by the coding sequence ATGAGAAAAAAGCAATTTAAGATAAGTGTTATTATAGTTACTTATAATAGAAAAAAATATTTAGTAAGATCCTTAGAAAGCATCCTTTCCCAATCGTTTTCAAATTTTGAGCTTATTTTAGTTAATAATGGATCTACTGATGGAACAGGTGAATTATGTAGAAAATATACTGAGAAAGATTCTAGAATAAAAATTATTAATATTAAAGAAAATAAGGGTGCATCGAGAGGTAGAAATATGGGAGTTGATGCAGCATCCTCAGAATATATAACTATAGTAGATGATGATGACTATTGCCAAAATGGAATGTTAGAGCATCTTATTAATTTAGCAGATGAATATAATGCAGATATTTCAATGTGTGGAAGTTACAATGATTTTGGTAATAGATTAGAACCATACTTTATATTTGATGATTTGTTAGTGCTAGATAAAGTAAAAGGTTTAGATGAATTACTAAAAAGAGAAAAATATAATGTGGCACCACCTACTAAGCTTTTAAGAAAAAGTTTATTTGAAGGAATAAGATTTCCAGAAGGAGTTTTAGTAGATGATATTCATGTAATATATAAAGTTTTTGCTAAGGCAGATGTTGTGGTTGCAAAAGGGACACCATTATATTATTTTAGAAAGCATGAAAGTAATATGACAAATTTTATTCAATCAAACAATCTTACACCAGAATTATTAAAAGAATACTTATCTATGTATAAAAAACGTACTATATATTTATCAGAAAAGGTACCAGAAATCACACCACGGGCAAGATATTCAGAATGGTCATATATGATTTCTATGTGTGATAAAATAAAAAAATATAATTGCAAAAATTGTTACGAACAGTATATTTATATAAAAAATCAATTGATGGAAAGTTATAAAGAAATTATACACAGTTCTTTTATTACAAAAGATGAATTGGTTAAATTAGAGGGCATTATTAAGTAG